A stretch of Chloroflexota bacterium DNA encodes these proteins:
- the carA gene encoding glutamine-hydrolyzing carbamoyl-phosphate synthase small subunit codes for MTNRKAILVLEDGSVYEGNSFGAEAFAYGEVVFNTSMTGYQEMLTDPSYAGQILVLTYPLIGNYGINDSNFESARIRVRGFVVRDQCQEPSHWQSNMTLHQFLENSGVPAVYGVDTRALTRHLRSRGVMMGAIACDQSPEDVLARLRGQPRYDNVDFVKGISTKDTYQWEPAQGEVDDVTHIVVVDCGLKYNILRILRRLGCKVTVVPCTYSAQQILSLEPDGVLFSPGPGDPALLGYIVETVSKVVGVKPIMGICLGEQLVGQAFGARTFKLKFGHRGGNHPVRDVKTGRVYVAAQNHGYAVDADTLTGGLEVSHINLNDGTVEGLCHRDLPILSIQYHSEASPGPQDSIYLFDRFLQMARESK; via the coding sequence ATGACTAATAGAAAGGCGATCCTGGTGTTGGAAGATGGCTCGGTCTATGAGGGTAATTCCTTCGGAGCAGAGGCTTTCGCTTATGGTGAGGTTGTCTTCAATACCAGTATGACTGGCTACCAGGAGATGCTCACCGATCCGTCATATGCCGGGCAGATACTCGTTCTCACCTACCCGCTCATCGGGAACTATGGCATCAATGATTCTAACTTCGAATCAGCGCGCATCCGGGTGCGCGGCTTTGTGGTTCGAGATCAATGTCAGGAGCCCAGTCACTGGCAGAGCAACATGACCCTGCATCAATTCCTGGAGAATAGTGGCGTGCCGGCAGTCTATGGCGTGGATACGCGAGCACTCACTAGGCACCTGAGGTCTCGTGGAGTAATGATGGGAGCTATAGCCTGTGACCAATCTCCTGAGGATGTTCTGGCGCGGCTTCGAGGCCAGCCCCGCTACGATAACGTCGATTTTGTCAAAGGTATTAGCACCAAGGATACCTACCAATGGGAACCGGCACAGGGGGAAGTTGATGATGTGACTCACATTGTGGTCGTCGACTGTGGTCTGAAATATAACATTCTCCGTATCCTGCGGCGTCTGGGATGCAAAGTAACTGTTGTCCCTTGTACTTACTCCGCTCAGCAGATTCTCAGTCTGGAGCCCGATGGCGTCCTGTTTTCACCGGGTCCGGGCGATCCTGCTCTGCTTGGCTACATAGTCGAGACCGTAAGCAAGGTGGTGGGGGTGAAACCCATTATGGGCATCTGCCTGGGAGAGCAGCTTGTCGGCCAGGCCTTTGGAGCCAGGACGTTCAAGCTCAAGTTCGGCCATCGGGGTGGCAATCATCCCGTGCGCGATGTCAAAACTGGCAGGGTATACGTCGCTGCCCAGAACCACGGCTATGCTGTGGATGCCGACACTCTGACGGGGGGACTGGAGGTCAGCCACATCAACCTGAACGACGGGACTGTGGAGGGGCTCTGTCACCGGGACCTTCCCATACTGTCCATCCAGTATCACTCCGAGGCATCGCCCGGTCCTCAGGACAGTATCTATCTCTTTGACCGGTTCTTACAGATGGCCAGGGAAAGCAAGTGA